In Leifsonia sp. ZF2019, a genomic segment contains:
- a CDS encoding MFS transporter produces the protein MATVPKFPWVGLLALAAAVFLSITSEMIPTGLLPDMSAALGVSEAQIGLLVTVFAFTVVITSTPLTALTKRWPRHGMIVGVLVVLGLSNLLTAVSPDYAWVVVSRIVGGVAHGMFWSIVGAYAGHLVPTEQIGRAVSITLGGGTLAFVFGVPLATFAGHVFGWRLSFGVLAGLMFVGAVLVWRLLPAVERDDDSPAGRRDRSVPRPRDRTISAVVMVCLIVAATMVGHYSFYTFVVPFLTGPMGVAAGDVGALLFVYGIAGAVGLVLAGSVLGPRPQLGLVLALVVTGAAVAGLAVFAAQPVLGLASFIAWGLAFGALPPLLQTRLLHTSSAAFRDTASALYTTSFNIGIGGGALLGSLVFDAGGLLLLPVLYIVLLAVSLVLVLIVGRMGARASAAG, from the coding sequence TTGGCAACCGTTCCGAAGTTCCCCTGGGTGGGCCTGCTCGCGCTCGCCGCCGCCGTGTTCCTCTCGATCACGAGCGAGATGATCCCGACCGGGCTCCTGCCCGACATGAGCGCCGCGCTCGGGGTGAGCGAGGCGCAGATCGGACTCCTGGTCACGGTCTTCGCCTTCACCGTCGTCATCACGAGCACTCCGCTCACCGCGCTCACCAAACGGTGGCCGCGGCACGGGATGATCGTGGGCGTCCTGGTGGTGCTCGGGCTCTCGAACCTGCTCACCGCTGTGTCGCCCGATTACGCCTGGGTCGTCGTCTCGCGCATCGTCGGCGGCGTCGCCCACGGGATGTTCTGGTCGATCGTCGGGGCGTACGCCGGGCACCTGGTCCCCACGGAGCAGATCGGCCGCGCCGTCTCCATCACCCTCGGCGGAGGCACCCTCGCGTTCGTGTTCGGGGTGCCGCTGGCCACCTTCGCCGGGCATGTGTTCGGCTGGCGGCTCTCGTTCGGGGTCCTCGCGGGGCTGATGTTCGTCGGGGCCGTGCTCGTCTGGCGGCTCCTCCCGGCGGTCGAGCGCGACGACGACAGCCCCGCGGGACGGCGCGACCGAAGCGTGCCGCGCCCCCGCGACCGCACCATCTCCGCGGTCGTCATGGTGTGCCTGATCGTCGCGGCCACGATGGTCGGTCACTACTCGTTCTACACCTTCGTCGTCCCGTTCCTGACTGGGCCGATGGGAGTGGCCGCCGGTGATGTCGGCGCCCTCCTGTTCGTCTACGGCATCGCCGGCGCGGTAGGGCTCGTGCTGGCCGGCTCGGTGCTCGGGCCGCGTCCGCAGCTCGGGCTGGTCCTCGCGCTCGTCGTGACGGGTGCGGCGGTCGCCGGTCTCGCCGTCTTCGCCGCGCAGCCGGTGCTCGGCCTCGCCTCGTTCATCGCGTGGGGCCTGGCGTTCGGCGCTCTGCCGCCGCTGCTCCAGACACGCCTGCTCCACACCTCGTCCGCCGCGTTCCGCGACACGGCCAGCGCGCTCTACACGACGTCGTTCAACATCGGGATCGGCGGCGGAGCGCTGCTCGGCTCGCTCGTCTTCGATGCGGGCGGTCTTCTGCTCCTGCCCGTGCTCTACATCGTGCTGCTGGCGGTGTCGCTCGTGCTGGTGCTGATCGTGGGGCGGATGGGCGCTCGGGCGAGTGCGGCCGGCTGA
- a CDS encoding cysteine hydrolase family protein produces MSAPVLVVVDMQQVFGDPASGWFTPGFAEAETGVARLLPAFGDRVVFTRFTAPRAPRGAWVRYYEEWPFALVPPDDPLYDLVPAFRDTGHPVVTETTFGKWGPSLREALRGADEIVLAGVSTDCCVLSTALPASDAGVHVRVAADACAGLTEADHRRALDAMALYAPLIEIETTTAILAGLR; encoded by the coding sequence GTGAGTGCGCCCGTCCTGGTCGTCGTCGATATGCAGCAGGTGTTCGGCGATCCGGCGAGCGGCTGGTTCACGCCGGGGTTCGCCGAGGCCGAGACCGGCGTCGCGCGGCTCCTGCCGGCGTTCGGCGATCGTGTCGTCTTCACCCGGTTCACCGCGCCCCGGGCGCCGCGCGGGGCATGGGTGCGCTACTACGAGGAGTGGCCGTTCGCGCTCGTGCCGCCCGACGACCCGCTCTACGACCTCGTCCCCGCCTTCCGCGACACCGGGCATCCGGTCGTCACCGAGACGACCTTCGGCAAGTGGGGTCCCTCCCTCCGGGAGGCGCTCCGGGGAGCGGACGAGATCGTCCTGGCCGGCGTCTCCACCGACTGCTGCGTGCTGTCGACCGCGCTTCCCGCCTCCGACGCCGGCGTGCACGTGCGCGTCGCTGCCGACGCGTGCGCCGGCCTGACCGAGGCCGACCACCGCCGCGCGCTCGACGCGATGGCGCTCTACGCACCGCTCATCGAGATCGAGACGACCACCGCCATCCTCGCCGGCCTCCGGTAG
- a CDS encoding purine-cytosine permease family protein gives MTSTGEDAPDRAPASLPAPGSAFGVELNGLNTIDESERKGRASSLFWPWFGANVSVFGLSYGSFLLGFGISFWQATLVGVVGIVASFLLCGVIALAGKRGSAPTMVLSRAVFGVNGNRVPSLLSWLLTVGWETVLTALAVLATATVFEQLGWEGGVVTKIVALVVVVALVVVGGVIGFHLIMRMQMIITVVTGVLTLLYIALVLGHIDLGAVGALPAGDAPHVIGGFVFMLTGFGLGWVNAAADYSRYLPRGTRSGGVVGWTTFGSSLAPVVLLVFGILLAGSSPSLSEKIAADPIGALASLLPTWFLVPFVIVAVLGLVGGAVLDIYSSGLALLSVGVRVPRYIAAGIDGVIMTAGAIYVVFFAGDFLGPFQGFLITLGVPIAAWCGIFVADIALRRKDYAEAELYDPRGRYGSVRWLPIALIVVGTAIGWGLVTNTAASWLGWQGYLLGPLGLGGTKGDWAYANLGVLVALVIGFVGTALFSRASIRRQEER, from the coding sequence ATGACCAGCACCGGCGAGGACGCGCCCGACCGGGCGCCCGCCTCCCTGCCCGCGCCCGGCTCGGCCTTCGGCGTCGAGCTCAACGGCCTCAACACCATCGACGAGAGCGAGCGGAAGGGGCGCGCGAGCAGCCTGTTCTGGCCGTGGTTCGGCGCCAATGTGTCGGTCTTCGGACTCAGCTACGGCTCGTTCCTGCTCGGCTTCGGGATCTCGTTCTGGCAGGCCACCCTCGTCGGCGTGGTGGGGATCGTCGCGTCGTTCCTGCTCTGCGGCGTGATCGCGCTCGCAGGCAAGCGCGGCTCGGCCCCGACCATGGTGCTCAGCCGCGCGGTGTTCGGCGTGAACGGCAACCGCGTCCCCTCCCTGCTCTCCTGGCTGCTGACCGTCGGGTGGGAGACGGTCCTCACCGCGCTGGCGGTCCTGGCGACGGCCACCGTGTTCGAGCAGCTCGGCTGGGAGGGCGGGGTCGTCACGAAGATCGTGGCCCTCGTCGTCGTGGTCGCGCTCGTCGTGGTCGGCGGCGTGATCGGCTTCCACCTGATCATGCGCATGCAGATGATCATCACGGTCGTGACCGGTGTGCTCACCCTGCTCTACATCGCCCTGGTGCTCGGCCACATCGACCTCGGCGCGGTCGGTGCGCTCCCGGCGGGCGATGCGCCGCATGTGATCGGCGGGTTCGTCTTCATGCTCACCGGCTTCGGGCTCGGCTGGGTGAACGCGGCCGCGGACTACTCGCGGTACCTGCCACGCGGCACCCGCAGCGGTGGCGTCGTCGGCTGGACGACGTTCGGGTCGTCCCTGGCGCCCGTCGTCCTGCTGGTGTTCGGGATCCTGCTCGCAGGGTCGTCGCCGTCGCTGTCGGAGAAGATCGCGGCCGATCCGATCGGGGCACTGGCCTCCCTGCTGCCGACCTGGTTCCTGGTCCCCTTCGTGATCGTCGCCGTGCTGGGGCTCGTCGGCGGCGCGGTCCTCGACATCTACTCGTCCGGCCTGGCGCTCCTCAGCGTGGGTGTGCGCGTGCCGCGTTACATCGCGGCCGGGATCGACGGCGTCATCATGACCGCCGGTGCGATCTACGTGGTCTTCTTCGCGGGTGATTTCCTCGGACCGTTCCAGGGCTTCCTGATCACCCTCGGGGTGCCGATCGCCGCGTGGTGCGGCATCTTCGTCGCCGACATCGCCCTGCGCAGGAAGGACTACGCGGAGGCGGAGCTCTACGACCCGCGCGGTCGCTACGGGTCGGTGCGGTGGCTGCCCATCGCGCTCATCGTGGTCGGCACCGCGATCGGCTGGGGCCTTGTGACGAACACCGCGGCGTCCTGGCTCGGCTGGCAGGGCTACCTCCTCGGCCCGCTCGGGCTCGGAGGAACGAAGGGCGACTGGGCCTACGCCAACCTCGGCGTGCTCGTCGCGCTCGTGATCGGCTTCGTCGGCACGGCGCTCTTCTCGCGCGCCTCGATCCGGCGCCAGGAGGAGCGGTGA
- the purU gene encoding formyltetrahydrofolate deformylase — protein sequence MTASATSPTPASPGHANHWVLTFSCADQPGIVHAVSGAIVAARGNITESQQFASLDTGRFFMRLQVESGASRAEFESALAPVVERFGMTHRVDFVGRPLRTLVLVSTAAHCLNDLLFRQRAGQLPVEIPLVLSNHGTLRDLAGFYGVPFESQPVTDAESKAAFEERVLAAVEEHDIELVVLARYMQILSPELCEKLAGRAINIHHSFLPGFKGANPYRQAHARGVKLIGATAHFVTSDLDEGPIIEQNVVRVDHAQTVQQLVAIGQDEESRTLTQAVKWFAEDRVLLDGARTIIFR from the coding sequence ATGACCGCGAGCGCGACCTCCCCCACCCCCGCTTCCCCCGGCCACGCCAACCACTGGGTGCTGACGTTCAGCTGCGCCGACCAGCCCGGGATCGTGCACGCGGTGAGCGGGGCCATCGTGGCCGCGCGCGGCAACATCACCGAGAGCCAGCAGTTCGCGAGCCTCGACACCGGGCGCTTCTTCATGCGCCTGCAGGTGGAGTCGGGCGCGAGCCGCGCGGAGTTCGAGAGCGCGCTCGCACCGGTCGTGGAGCGGTTCGGGATGACGCACCGCGTCGACTTCGTCGGTCGCCCGCTGCGCACCCTGGTGCTCGTGTCGACGGCCGCCCACTGCCTCAACGACCTCCTCTTCCGCCAGCGCGCCGGCCAGCTGCCTGTCGAGATCCCGCTCGTGCTGTCCAACCACGGCACGTTGCGCGACCTCGCCGGGTTCTACGGCGTGCCGTTCGAATCGCAGCCCGTGACGGACGCGGAGTCGAAGGCCGCCTTCGAGGAGCGCGTGCTGGCCGCGGTCGAGGAGCACGACATCGAGCTGGTCGTGCTCGCCCGCTACATGCAGATCCTGTCGCCGGAGCTGTGCGAGAAGCTCGCCGGACGCGCGATCAACATCCACCACTCCTTCCTCCCGGGGTTCAAGGGCGCCAATCCGTACCGGCAGGCGCACGCCCGCGGCGTGAAGCTGATCGGCGCGACGGCCCACTTCGTGACGAGCGACCTCGACGAGGGGCCGATCATCGAGCAGAACGTCGTTCGGGTGGATCACGCGCAGACGGTGCAGCAGCTCGTGGCGATCGGTCAGGACGAGGAGAGCCGCACCCTCACCCAGGCCGTGAAGTGGTTCGCGGAGGACCGCGTGCTGCTCGACGGCGCACGCACCATCATCTTCCGCTGA
- a CDS encoding YrdB family protein, with the protein MTPVQDQQARLRIGPNDILRFVLELFAVVSLGIWGFVAWPLPWNVVFGIATPAVALLLWALFRSPKAVLHVDALVKALVEVLVMGAAAFAWWDLGQPIVALVFAVIATVSGVINGRREFA; encoded by the coding sequence GTGACTCCCGTGCAAGACCAGCAGGCCCGCCTCCGCATCGGACCGAACGACATCCTCCGGTTCGTGCTCGAGCTGTTCGCCGTGGTCTCGCTCGGAATCTGGGGATTCGTCGCCTGGCCCCTGCCGTGGAACGTCGTGTTCGGCATCGCGACGCCGGCCGTCGCCCTCCTGCTCTGGGCGCTGTTCCGCTCCCCCAAGGCCGTCCTGCACGTCGACGCCCTCGTGAAGGCCCTGGTCGAAGTGCTCGTCATGGGCGCCGCGGCGTTCGCGTGGTGGGATCTCGGACAGCCGATCGTCGCCCTCGTGTTCGCGGTGATCGCGACGGTCAGCGGCGTGATCAACGGGCGGCGCGAGTTCGCATGA
- the nagA gene encoding N-acetylglucosamine-6-phosphate deacetylase has protein sequence MTRLVVHDARKVDADGLVDEFWLIAERGTIVATGSGTGWHEAARSPGATVIDAGGHWLTPGFVDLHCHGGGGHPYDDGPEEMIAALATHRAHGTTRSLVSHVANPLASLRESLAIVADLAASDPLVLGSHLEGPFLAVERRGAHDADFLREPGPATVEELIGAARGTLRTATIAPELPNALEAIGVLIEAGVVVGVGHTAADYDQASRAFEVGARLLTHAFNAMNGIHHRAPGPVMAAIDNPEVTLELILDGLHVHPSVARLLFTAAPGRVALVTDAMAAAGANDGDYRLGGLNVTVRDGLAVLSGTSTIAGSTLTQDAALRVAVGPVGLDPVHAVTALTLTPARLLGEDHRFGRLHPGYAADAVLLDHEWHVRSVVADGRVLR, from the coding sequence ATGACCCGGCTCGTCGTCCACGACGCCCGCAAAGTGGATGCGGACGGGCTGGTCGACGAGTTCTGGCTGATCGCCGAGCGCGGCACGATCGTCGCCACCGGCTCCGGCACGGGCTGGCACGAGGCTGCCCGCTCGCCCGGCGCGACCGTGATCGACGCGGGCGGGCACTGGCTCACCCCCGGCTTCGTCGACCTGCACTGCCACGGCGGAGGCGGCCATCCGTATGACGACGGGCCGGAGGAGATGATCGCCGCTCTGGCGACGCATCGCGCGCACGGCACGACGCGCTCCCTCGTCTCGCACGTCGCGAATCCCCTCGCCTCTCTGCGCGAGAGCCTTGCCATCGTCGCCGACCTGGCGGCCTCCGACCCGCTCGTGCTCGGCTCGCACCTCGAAGGCCCGTTCCTGGCCGTCGAGCGGCGGGGCGCCCACGACGCGGACTTCCTGCGAGAGCCGGGGCCCGCCACGGTGGAGGAGCTGATCGGCGCCGCGCGCGGCACACTCCGCACGGCCACCATCGCCCCCGAGCTGCCCAATGCCCTGGAGGCGATCGGCGTGCTCATCGAGGCCGGCGTGGTCGTCGGCGTGGGGCACACCGCGGCCGACTACGACCAGGCGTCCCGCGCCTTCGAGGTCGGCGCGCGCCTCCTGACGCACGCCTTCAACGCCATGAACGGCATCCACCACCGCGCGCCCGGCCCGGTCATGGCGGCGATCGACAACCCCGAGGTCACGCTCGAGCTGATCCTCGACGGGCTCCACGTGCACCCATCGGTCGCGCGCTTGCTCTTCACGGCCGCGCCGGGGCGCGTCGCCCTGGTGACGGACGCCATGGCGGCCGCGGGCGCGAACGACGGCGACTACCGTCTCGGCGGTCTGAACGTCACCGTCAGGGACGGCCTCGCCGTGCTGTCGGGCACCTCGACGATCGCAGGCTCAACCCTCACCCAGGACGCCGCCCTGCGCGTCGCCGTCGGACCGGTCGGCCTCGACCCGGTGCACGCCGTCACGGCGCTGACGCTCACTCCCGCACGCCTCCTGGGGGAGGACCACCGTTTCGGCCGCCTCCACCCGGGCTACGCCGCGGACGCCGTGCTGCTCGACCACGAATGGCACGTGCGCTCGGTGGTCGCCGACGGGCGCGTCCTGCGCTGA
- the nagB gene encoding glucosamine-6-phosphate deaminase, with protein sequence MAEVVVVKDQAAAGALAAESIVELISGKPDAVLGLATGSTPLPVYRALASLVAERGVDVSHVRGYALDEYVGLPAGHPESYRSVIHREVVEPLGLTPSLIHVPNGARETIEHAGLDYEKAIAESGGVDVQILGIGTDGHIGFNEPGSSFASITRVKTLTEQTRKDNARFFDSEADVPMHCITQGLSTILKARHLLLLAFGEGKAEALAGAVEGPVSAANPGSAIQLHPHVTVLVDEAAASQLRNLDYYRYAYANKPAWQKL encoded by the coding sequence GTGGCTGAAGTCGTCGTCGTGAAGGATCAGGCCGCCGCGGGCGCCCTGGCCGCGGAGAGCATCGTGGAGCTGATCTCCGGCAAGCCGGACGCGGTGCTCGGGCTCGCGACCGGGTCGACCCCGCTGCCCGTGTACCGGGCGCTGGCATCCCTGGTCGCCGAGCGCGGCGTCGACGTCTCGCACGTGCGCGGGTACGCGCTCGACGAGTACGTCGGGCTGCCCGCCGGGCACCCCGAGTCGTACCGTTCGGTCATCCACCGCGAGGTCGTCGAGCCCCTCGGGCTGACCCCGTCGCTCATCCACGTGCCCAACGGTGCACGGGAGACCATCGAGCACGCGGGCCTCGACTACGAGAAGGCGATCGCCGAGTCCGGCGGCGTCGACGTGCAGATCCTCGGCATCGGAACCGACGGTCACATCGGCTTCAACGAGCCCGGCTCGTCGTTCGCGTCGATCACCCGCGTCAAGACCTTGACCGAGCAGACCCGCAAGGACAACGCCCGCTTCTTCGACTCCGAGGCCGACGTCCCCATGCACTGCATCACCCAGGGCCTCTCGACCATCCTCAAGGCGCGCCACCTGCTGCTGCTCGCGTTCGGCGAGGGCAAGGCCGAGGCGCTCGCGGGTGCGGTGGAGGGTCCGGTGTCGGCCGCCAATCCGGGCTCGGCCATCCAGCTCCACCCGCACGTGACGGTGCTCGTCGACGAAGCCGCCGCCTCGCAGCTGCGAAACCTCGACTATTACCGCTACGCCTATGCGAACAAGCCCGCCTGGCAGAAGCTGTAG
- a CDS encoding ROK family protein, with translation MRLGIDIGGTKTDAVAVDESGALAQRIRLATGFGHAAVVETAVTAVARIGELTGIDVRGFASIGIGIPGLVDTASGEVAHAVNLGVDRLPLGGALADRLGVGVRIENDVKAASLGAYDVLGLDGTMAYLNLGTGMAAGIVVDGRLWRGATGIAGEIGHLPVDPAGAVCACGQRGCLETVASGSAIARQWRTDDPIPARALFAAAADGDREAQAIKDRLAEGIAAAVRVLVLTVDVDTVVIGGGLSHLGDPLLGDVHEVLERWGRTSPFLASLALPQRARLVPAGSPVAALGAAIVGGTSG, from the coding sequence ATGAGGCTGGGCATCGACATCGGCGGCACCAAGACCGACGCGGTCGCCGTCGACGAGAGCGGCGCGCTCGCGCAGCGCATCCGCCTCGCGACCGGCTTCGGGCACGCCGCGGTCGTCGAGACCGCTGTGACCGCGGTCGCGCGCATCGGCGAGTTGACCGGCATCGACGTGCGGGGCTTCGCCTCCATCGGCATCGGCATCCCCGGACTGGTCGACACCGCCTCCGGCGAGGTCGCGCACGCTGTCAACCTCGGGGTCGACCGTCTGCCCCTCGGCGGCGCCCTGGCCGACCGGCTCGGCGTCGGCGTGCGGATCGAGAACGACGTGAAGGCGGCCTCTCTCGGCGCCTACGATGTGCTCGGTCTCGACGGCACCATGGCCTACCTCAACCTCGGCACCGGGATGGCGGCGGGCATCGTGGTGGACGGCCGCCTGTGGCGGGGAGCGACGGGTATCGCCGGCGAGATCGGTCACCTGCCCGTCGACCCGGCCGGCGCCGTGTGCGCGTGCGGGCAGCGCGGCTGCCTCGAGACGGTCGCGAGCGGATCCGCGATCGCACGCCAGTGGCGCACCGACGACCCCATCCCCGCACGCGCGTTGTTCGCCGCGGCGGCCGACGGCGACCGCGAGGCGCAGGCGATCAAGGATAGGCTGGCCGAGGGCATCGCTGCCGCAGTGCGCGTCCTGGTGCTGACCGTCGACGTCGACACCGTGGTGATCGGTGGCGGCCTGAGTCACCTGGGCGACCCGCTGCTCGGCGATGTCCACGAGGTGCTCGAGCGCTGGGGACGGACATCGCCGTTCCTCGCCTCGCTGGCGCTGCCGCAGCGCGCGCGCCTCGTTCCCGCAGGATCACCAGTCGCCGCCCTCGGGGCCGCGATCGTAGGAGGAACAAGTGGCTGA
- the nagZ gene encoding beta-N-acetylhexosaminidase produces the protein MTGTAAAEPRLLDPALAHRIAATLLPGFVGTTLPDWLERRLRDGLGGVCLFGPNIVSAAQLRALTDAIYAANPDAIVAIDEEGGDVTRLHYATGSPYPGNAVLGRLADTGRTEEVARRVGAELRAVGVNLDFAPDVDINSNPDNPVIGVRSFGTSPTVVAEHGAAWVRGLQAAGVAACAKHFPGHGDTDQDSHLELPVVDRSAAELRDRELVPFRAAVEAGTRTVMTSHILLPQLDAAQPATFSTPVVDGLLRGELGFDGVVVTDALDMHGASGERGIPEAAVLALAAGCDLLCLGTENTDEQLAAIERAVAAAIGQGRLSADRVAQAAGRVLRLATDLRAEDGEAVSGAGSVVDPADLDSAEVAAVVAAFDLTDGARRWREAGHYDYTVVRLETVANIAVGTAPWGPFAEAAAEPDASASVAFSSRPTVVLAEGDPAPSMPPAGAIVVIGKDNHRHAFARAAIDRLRASDADVLVVDMGWPADDRRYADIATYGGSRLLGRALLDLLGPGS, from the coding sequence GTGACCGGCACGGCCGCCGCCGAACCCCGCCTCCTCGACCCCGCCCTCGCGCACCGCATCGCCGCCACCCTCCTCCCCGGATTCGTCGGCACGACGCTGCCGGACTGGCTGGAACGGCGGCTGCGCGACGGCCTCGGCGGCGTGTGCCTCTTCGGCCCGAACATCGTCTCGGCCGCCCAGCTGCGCGCCCTCACGGATGCGATCTACGCGGCCAATCCCGACGCGATCGTCGCGATCGACGAGGAGGGTGGAGACGTCACCCGGCTGCACTACGCGACCGGGTCGCCCTACCCGGGCAACGCTGTCCTCGGCCGCCTCGCCGACACCGGCCGCACCGAGGAGGTCGCCCGGCGGGTCGGAGCCGAACTGCGCGCCGTCGGCGTGAACCTCGACTTCGCCCCCGACGTCGACATCAACTCCAACCCGGACAACCCCGTCATCGGCGTCCGCAGCTTCGGCACATCCCCCACGGTGGTCGCCGAGCACGGCGCGGCCTGGGTGCGCGGCCTCCAGGCCGCCGGCGTCGCGGCGTGCGCGAAGCACTTCCCGGGACACGGGGACACGGACCAGGACTCGCACCTCGAGCTGCCGGTCGTCGACCGCTCCGCCGCCGAGCTCCGCGACCGCGAGCTGGTGCCGTTCCGCGCGGCCGTCGAGGCGGGGACCCGCACGGTCATGACGTCCCACATCCTCCTCCCGCAGCTCGACGCGGCCCAGCCCGCGACGTTCAGCACCCCTGTCGTCGACGGGCTGCTGCGCGGTGAGCTGGGCTTCGACGGTGTGGTCGTGACCGACGCCCTCGACATGCACGGCGCGAGCGGAGAGCGGGGCATTCCGGAGGCGGCGGTGCTGGCGCTCGCCGCGGGCTGCGACCTCCTGTGCCTGGGCACGGAGAACACGGACGAGCAGCTCGCCGCCATCGAGCGGGCCGTCGCCGCCGCGATCGGCCAGGGCCGGCTCTCCGCCGACCGCGTCGCGCAGGCGGCGGGGCGTGTGCTCCGCCTCGCGACCGACCTGCGCGCGGAGGACGGGGAGGCCGTGTCCGGCGCCGGCTCGGTGGTCGACCCCGCCGACCTCGACTCCGCGGAGGTCGCGGCGGTCGTCGCGGCGTTCGACCTGACGGACGGCGCTCGGCGGTGGCGGGAAGCCGGACACTACGACTACACGGTGGTGAGGCTGGAGACCGTCGCCAACATCGCGGTCGGGACGGCTCCGTGGGGACCGTTCGCCGAAGCGGCGGCCGAACCGGACGCAAGCGCATCCGTCGCGTTCTCCTCCCGTCCGACCGTCGTGCTGGCGGAGGGCGATCCCGCCCCGTCGATGCCGCCCGCCGGAGCGATCGTCGTGATCGGCAAGGACAACCACCGTCACGCCTTCGCCCGCGCGGCGATCGACCGCCTGCGTGCCTCCGACGCCGACGTGCTCGTGGTCGACATGGGCTGGCCGGCGGATGACCGCCGCTATGCCGACATCGCCACCTACGGCGGGTCCCGCCTGCTGGGCCGGGCGCTGCTCGACCTGCTCGGACCCGGCTCATGA
- a CDS encoding carbohydrate ABC transporter permease: MTTASTASTASATAAQTAPARRLRQKVRPGRVVLGVVAVVIALIWVFPVYWMVNSSLLPNVVLQNTTPTWLPFGGSFDNFTAVIAGGTFFPALGMSLTIALITVVVCLAFAFLAALAISRFRFRGRTSFVLAVLLIQMLPAEGLFIAQYKLMGSLGLLNSVIGVSILYIAAVVPFTIWMLRGFVAGIPADLEEAAMVDGLSRTQAFLRITFPLLAPGLVASGVYAFLQAWNEFTVALVILQENSSQTLPLWLRGFIQQSASRATDWGQVMAASTLVAVPVIIFFLIVQGRMTSGLVSGAVKG; encoded by the coding sequence GTGACCACCGCGTCGACCGCATCCACCGCATCCGCCACCGCCGCCCAGACGGCGCCCGCCCGCAGGCTGCGCCAGAAGGTGCGGCCGGGCCGCGTCGTGCTCGGCGTCGTCGCCGTCGTGATCGCCCTGATCTGGGTCTTCCCGGTCTACTGGATGGTCAACTCGTCACTGCTGCCGAACGTCGTGCTGCAGAACACCACGCCGACCTGGCTGCCGTTCGGCGGCTCGTTCGACAACTTCACCGCCGTGATCGCCGGGGGCACGTTCTTCCCCGCCCTCGGGATGAGCCTGACCATCGCGCTCATCACGGTGGTGGTGTGCCTGGCGTTCGCGTTCCTCGCGGCGCTGGCGATCAGCCGCTTCCGGTTCCGCGGGCGCACGTCGTTCGTGCTGGCCGTGCTGCTGATCCAGATGCTCCCCGCGGAGGGTCTCTTCATCGCGCAGTACAAGCTGATGGGCAGCCTCGGCCTGCTCAACTCCGTCATCGGCGTCAGCATCCTCTACATCGCGGCGGTCGTGCCGTTCACGATCTGGATGCTGCGCGGCTTCGTCGCGGGCATCCCCGCCGACCTGGAGGAAGCGGCGATGGTGGACGGCCTGAGCCGCACGCAGGCCTTTCTGCGCATCACCTTCCCGCTGCTGGCGCCGGGCCTCGTCGCCTCGGGCGTGTACGCGTTCCTGCAGGCCTGGAACGAGTTCACCGTCGCGCTGGTCATCCTGCAGGAGAACAGCAGCCAGACGCTCCCGCTGTGGCTGCGCGGCTTCATCCAGCAGTCCGCCTCGCGCGCGACCGACTGGGGCCAGGTCATGGCCGCGTCCACCCTGGTGGCGGTCCCCGTCATCATCTTCTTCCTGATCGTGCAGGGCCGGATGACCAGCGGGCTCGTCAGCGGGGCGGTGAAGGGGTGA